A window of Leptospira stimsonii contains these coding sequences:
- a CDS encoding DUF1574 domain-containing protein — MKRIYIYYPVIFLIFVFCLDKIFTIEYFQKNFIQAGNTVYYTQRKALFEKMRRDKDLKDHSLALAFGDSRAYPYSVIGMDKKFQKDWILYNFSGPQAVPAYGYYWFEKILKEGIKPKLVFYVVSPEGFDDSKGMYYDPFLKFGADDEFILKYLDQISMEDRKKLFLDRLFAVRRINPDLKLFSKRLQEGKLSEYNPALNTDYLVLNLNHGEQFAYTTFLNDPDRLEKDAARIRNLYLSTFTQGQTQFYFVEEFLKMAKENDVKVYVIWPKVYETYRKRYYELGMEKNWWPKIQSLTREYGAVSVDLNTQTSCDLFYDASHQSIMCFLESMKLMMDDYYGLKKIP, encoded by the coding sequence ATGAAACGAATTTACATCTATTATCCGGTGATCTTTTTAATTTTCGTATTTTGTTTGGATAAAATTTTTACGATCGAATACTTTCAGAAGAATTTTATTCAAGCGGGCAATACGGTCTATTATACACAACGGAAAGCCTTGTTTGAAAAAATGAGGCGAGACAAGGATCTAAAGGATCATTCTCTCGCATTGGCTTTTGGAGATTCCAGGGCGTATCCATATTCGGTCATCGGGATGGATAAGAAATTTCAAAAAGATTGGATTCTTTATAATTTTTCCGGCCCGCAGGCTGTTCCGGCATACGGCTATTATTGGTTTGAAAAAATTCTGAAGGAAGGCATCAAACCAAAGTTGGTATTTTATGTCGTAAGTCCGGAAGGATTTGATGATTCAAAAGGAATGTATTACGATCCGTTTTTAAAATTCGGAGCCGATGACGAATTCATTCTGAAGTATTTGGATCAGATATCAATGGAAGATCGAAAGAAGTTATTTTTAGATCGTCTATTTGCAGTTCGACGAATCAATCCCGATTTAAAGTTATTCTCCAAAAGATTGCAGGAAGGGAAACTTTCAGAATACAACCCGGCCCTAAATACGGATTATCTTGTTCTTAACTTAAATCACGGAGAGCAGTTCGCTTATACGACCTTCCTCAACGATCCGGATCGTTTGGAAAAGGACGCGGCTCGAATTCGAAATTTGTATCTTTCGACATTCACACAAGGACAAACTCAATTCTACTTTGTGGAGGAGTTTCTCAAAATGGCGAAGGAGAATGACGTAAAGGTATACGTGATTTGGCCGAAAGTGTACGAAACGTATCGAAAAAGATATTACGAACTCGGTATGGAAAAAAACTGGTGGCCCAAAATCCAAAGCCTTACCAGGGAATACGGTGCCGTTTCCGTGGATCTAAATACGCAGACTTCTTGTGATTTATTTTATGACGCGTCCCATCAGTCGATCATGTGTTTTTTGGAATCGATGAAACTGATGATGGATGACTATTATGGACTCAAAAAAATACCATAA
- the fsa gene encoding fructose-6-phosphate aldolase produces the protein MELYLDTANIDEIKEIASYGLVDGVTTNPSIIAKSGRNFKEVIKEICAIVPGPVSAEVLSTKFDGMLKEALELVEIAENVVVKVPLIPEGLKTVVELTKRNIPTNVTLCFSAPQALLAAKAGATFISPFIGRVDDTSWDGMELITEIREIYDNYGYDTRILAASIRGPMHLKESALRGADCATMPHSAFLQLFKHPLTDIGLEKFLEDAKKLKW, from the coding sequence GTGGAATTATACCTGGATACAGCCAACATTGACGAAATCAAAGAGATCGCATCCTACGGTCTTGTGGACGGAGTCACGACCAATCCTTCCATCATCGCAAAGTCCGGAAGAAACTTTAAAGAAGTCATCAAAGAAATTTGTGCGATCGTTCCAGGCCCTGTAAGCGCGGAAGTACTTTCCACAAAGTTCGACGGAATGTTGAAGGAAGCACTCGAACTCGTAGAAATCGCGGAAAACGTAGTGGTAAAAGTTCCTTTGATTCCGGAAGGACTCAAAACCGTAGTGGAACTTACCAAAAGAAACATTCCTACCAATGTAACCCTTTGTTTCTCAGCCCCACAGGCTTTGTTGGCCGCGAAAGCCGGCGCAACTTTTATTTCTCCTTTTATCGGAAGGGTCGACGATACGAGCTGGGACGGAATGGAACTCATTACCGAAATCAGAGAGATCTACGACAATTACGGATATGACACAAGAATTCTTGCCGCTTCGATCCGGGGGCCAATGCACTTAAAAGAATCCGCACTCCGTGGTGCCGATTGTGCGACGATGCCACACTCCGCATTCTTGCAACTTTTTAAACATCCACTTACCGATATCGGTTTGGAAAAATTCTTAGAAGACGCAAAAAAGCTAAAGTGGTAA
- the purH gene encoding bifunctional phosphoribosylaminoimidazolecarboxamide formyltransferase/IMP cyclohydrolase produces the protein MIQIKRALISVSDKSGLVEFAQFLHQNGVEIISTGGTLKLLKEKGINAIAIDDYTGFPEILDGRVKTLHPKVHGGLLGVTSNPAHKQKMDELKIPKIDLVVVNLYPFLKTVSKPGVLLEEAIENIDIGGPSMIRSGAKNYKHTLVLTDPNDYAEAQSLISSGGISEDVSAKFMRKAFSHTAMYDTAISSWFNKQAGDTFPDVLNLSFLKKQKLRYGENPHQAAAFYEPLFTKSDFSPLQGKELSFNNMLDFDAAFHISSLLPENTVCIIKHLNPCGIAYADDPLEAYQLARRTDPISAFGGVIGIKGLVNGELATVITENFVEGVIAQKFTPEALEIFSKKPNIRLIEIEDFKEALDELDLRPIHHGLLIQDRDYTTITEKDLKIVSKKQPTAEDIRGLMFAWSCVRFIKSNAIVYTEENATLGIGAGQMSRVDSVQLGANKALNVGLSVVGSYVASDAFFPFRDGIDALAKAGAKAIIQPGGSVRDPEVIQAADEHGLIMVFTGMRHFRH, from the coding sequence ATGATACAAATCAAAAGAGCCCTGATTTCGGTCAGCGATAAATCCGGTTTAGTCGAGTTCGCACAATTCTTACACCAAAACGGAGTGGAAATTATTTCCACAGGCGGAACTCTCAAACTTCTCAAAGAAAAAGGAATCAACGCGATTGCCATCGACGACTATACGGGTTTTCCAGAGATCTTAGACGGGAGAGTCAAAACCTTACATCCGAAAGTTCACGGAGGACTTTTAGGAGTCACTTCGAATCCGGCTCACAAACAAAAGATGGACGAGTTGAAAATTCCGAAGATCGATCTTGTCGTCGTGAATTTATATCCCTTCTTAAAAACCGTTTCCAAACCGGGTGTTCTTTTGGAAGAAGCGATCGAAAATATTGATATCGGCGGGCCCTCGATGATTCGTAGCGGCGCGAAAAATTACAAACATACGTTGGTTCTCACGGATCCGAACGACTATGCGGAAGCGCAGTCCTTGATTTCCTCGGGAGGAATTTCCGAAGACGTGTCCGCGAAGTTCATGAGAAAGGCGTTCTCTCATACCGCGATGTATGACACCGCGATCTCTTCCTGGTTTAACAAACAAGCCGGAGATACTTTCCCGGACGTTCTCAATCTTTCTTTTTTGAAAAAACAAAAACTCAGATACGGAGAAAACCCGCACCAAGCCGCGGCCTTCTACGAACCATTGTTTACCAAGAGTGACTTTTCTCCTTTACAAGGGAAAGAATTGTCGTTTAACAATATGCTGGACTTCGACGCGGCCTTTCATATCTCGAGCCTTCTTCCCGAAAACACAGTCTGTATCATCAAACACCTCAACCCTTGTGGAATCGCGTACGCGGACGATCCTTTAGAAGCGTATCAACTCGCAAGAAGAACCGATCCGATTTCCGCATTCGGCGGCGTGATCGGAATCAAAGGACTTGTTAACGGAGAATTGGCTACGGTCATTACGGAGAATTTTGTGGAAGGTGTGATCGCTCAGAAGTTTACACCGGAAGCTCTGGAAATATTTTCCAAAAAACCGAACATTCGTCTCATCGAGATCGAAGACTTCAAAGAAGCATTGGACGAATTGGATCTCAGACCAATTCATCACGGACTTCTGATTCAAGATAGGGATTATACAACGATCACCGAAAAAGATTTAAAAATCGTGAGCAAAAAACAACCGACTGCGGAAGACATCCGAGGTTTGATGTTCGCCTGGTCCTGCGTTCGTTTTATCAAATCCAATGCGATCGTTTATACGGAAGAAAACGCGACCCTTGGAATCGGAGCGGGTCAGATGTCGAGAGTCGACTCGGTCCAGTTAGGCGCCAACAAAGCGTTAAACGTTGGACTTTCCGTCGTGGGTTCTTATGTTGCCAGCGATGCGTTCTTTCCGTTTCGGGATGGAATCGACGCTCTCGCCAAAGCGGGAGCCAAGGCCATCATTCAACCCGGAGGCTCCGTGCGAGATCCGGAAGTGATCCAGGCCGCGGACGAACACGGATTGATTATGGTTTTTACAGGTATGAGGCACTTCAGACACTGA
- the purN gene encoding phosphoribosylglycinamide formyltransferase has product MASLFTKPKKKIVFLASGRGSNLKAVLENLKKGKIAGTGISLLTDNPGCKALEVSKEFGLPSQVLDFKSFADKSVYHKALLDRLLELQPDLIVTAGYMKILKPEIIRAFTNRIINIHPSLLPAFPGLGAQKQAFEYGVKIAGCTAHFVDEGVDSGPVILQGVVKIKEGMSERDLTLEILKEEHKILPLAVQYFCEGRLQIQNRKVSIQ; this is encoded by the coding sequence TTGGCAAGTCTGTTTACAAAACCCAAAAAAAAGATCGTATTTTTAGCATCCGGAAGAGGCTCCAATTTGAAGGCCGTTCTCGAGAATTTGAAGAAAGGAAAGATCGCGGGAACGGGAATATCCCTTCTCACGGACAATCCTGGATGTAAGGCATTGGAAGTTTCAAAAGAATTCGGTCTTCCCTCTCAAGTTCTGGATTTTAAATCCTTTGCAGACAAATCTGTCTATCACAAAGCCCTTCTGGATCGACTCTTGGAACTCCAACCCGATCTCATCGTCACTGCCGGATACATGAAGATTCTAAAACCGGAAATCATCCGTGCCTTCACGAATCGAATCATCAATATTCATCCTTCTCTTTTACCCGCGTTTCCCGGACTGGGTGCCCAAAAACAAGCCTTTGAATACGGAGTCAAAATCGCCGGATGTACGGCTCATTTTGTCGACGAAGGAGTGGATTCCGGTCCCGTGATTTTGCAGGGAGTGGTGAAAATCAAGGAAGGAATGTCGGAAAGAGATTTGACTCTAGAGATTCTTAAAGAGGAACATAAAATCCTGCCACTCGCGGTTCAGTATTTTTGCGAGGGTCGACTTCAGATCCAAAATAGAAAGGTCAGCATTCAATAA
- the fliS gene encoding flagellar export chaperone FliS, with protein MSLARKSTATVEQYKSNEISTVSQGKLIVMLYDGAIRFLNIALENNTPRKYDVVNNHILKAGEIVTELMLALNLEQGGEVANNLLGIYVYIKKRLLEANMKKDSEIIQEIIKYMEDLKSAWEEIEKKEKSNVVSAPFQGSRGSGLSIQG; from the coding sequence ATGTCACTTGCCAGAAAATCCACAGCGACCGTTGAACAATATAAATCCAACGAAATCTCGACTGTCAGCCAGGGAAAACTCATCGTCATGCTTTATGACGGGGCGATCCGTTTTCTCAATATCGCTCTGGAGAACAACACTCCTAGAAAATACGATGTGGTTAACAATCATATCCTCAAAGCGGGGGAAATCGTAACCGAACTCATGCTTGCTCTCAATTTGGAACAAGGCGGGGAAGTGGCGAACAACCTTTTAGGAATCTACGTTTACATCAAAAAACGTCTGCTCGAAGCGAACATGAAAAAAGATTCCGAGATCATTCAAGAAATTATCAAGTATATGGAAGATCTAAAATCGGCTTGGGAAGAAATCGAGAAAAAAGAAAAGTCCAACGTAGTTTCCGCTCCGTTTCAGGGAAGCCGCGGAAGCGGACTGTCCATCCAGGGATAG
- a CDS encoding J domain-containing protein has translation MLERALEFLGLDPGFTEEELKSRFYLLSKKYHPDTGEFSSDSLFKELIDYRDVLYSYLEKETFQKENIVSRVSHSYPKKTDYDLYKLAREYYDSAIHEYYKTTDGNPIFLKGEENPALRKLRNSLFSAKNGFEKLIQSFPESIWIADAKDTLQKIEIWFKEP, from the coding sequence CTGTTAGAACGAGCCCTGGAGTTTTTGGGTTTGGACCCGGGGTTTACGGAAGAAGAACTCAAAAGTCGATTTTATCTACTCTCGAAAAAATACCATCCAGATACGGGCGAATTCTCAAGCGATTCTCTATTCAAGGAATTGATCGATTACAGGGACGTTCTCTATTCTTATCTCGAAAAAGAAACATTCCAAAAAGAGAATATAGTTTCGCGAGTTTCTCATTCGTATCCTAAGAAAACGGATTATGACCTTTACAAACTCGCTCGGGAATATTACGATTCCGCTATTCACGAGTACTATAAGACGACCGACGGCAATCCCATCTTCTTAAAGGGTGAGGAGAATCCGGCGCTTCGGAAATTAAGGAATTCCTTGTTCAGCGCAAAGAACGGGTTTGAAAAATTGATTCAGTCGTTTCCGGAAAGTATCTGGATCGCGGACGCGAAAGATACTCTGCAAAAGATAGAAATTTGGTTTAAGGAACCTTGA
- a CDS encoding LIC11661 family lipoprotein, giving the protein MKRLSILFLLPVISFLFGCPHYSTTRLISTPPTLISIVPIATGYELRMRAGNPELLFSGYRLFVGNTENESRFPADLNAGIDCVGGVLNLIPNQPLEYSIELSPNTGPLATPATGENANRICKMNVTVTSGQYLTLRSQVLVISITNGSTSGFVFSMPSNSLKVP; this is encoded by the coding sequence TTGAAACGTCTTTCTATTCTATTTCTTCTTCCAGTAATTTCTTTTCTTTTCGGATGTCCTCACTATTCCACGACTAGATTGATCTCCACACCTCCAACTCTGATCAGTATCGTTCCGATCGCAACCGGCTACGAACTCAGAATGAGAGCGGGAAACCCGGAACTTCTCTTTAGCGGCTATCGCCTTTTTGTGGGAAACACGGAAAACGAATCTCGATTTCCGGCGGATTTGAATGCAGGGATTGACTGCGTTGGCGGAGTTTTAAATTTGATACCGAACCAACCTCTGGAGTATTCCATTGAACTCAGCCCGAACACCGGTCCCCTTGCAACGCCTGCAACGGGGGAAAACGCAAATCGAATCTGCAAAATGAACGTAACCGTGACTTCGGGACAATATCTAACGTTGCGTTCTCAGGTTCTTGTGATCAGCATTACGAATGGAAGCACTTCGGGGTTTGTATTTTCGATGCCATCCAACTCCCTCAAGGTTCCTTAA
- a CDS encoding HNH endonuclease, with product MDILAQPVLVLNAGYVPIGIRSVKDALILIILEKAQLIKDDENLLIRSEKLKFTAPRIILLRDYFKVPPRKDRVSRENIFQRDNYHCVYCGKKFPSSKLTLDHVIPRSRWDGVPKKEKPKDFNSWENLVAACKHCNTRKGNKLLSELKWNLPEENRVTPKLRFPLFSISDQQAEKFGWREYISF from the coding sequence ATGGACATTCTTGCGCAGCCGGTGCTTGTGCTGAATGCCGGTTACGTCCCCATCGGGATCCGGTCGGTCAAGGACGCCCTCATCCTTATCATTCTTGAAAAGGCCCAACTAATCAAGGATGATGAAAATCTTCTCATTCGTTCCGAAAAACTCAAATTCACGGCGCCTCGAATCATTCTTCTCCGAGATTATTTCAAAGTTCCGCCAAGAAAGGATCGAGTTTCTCGGGAAAATATCTTTCAAAGAGACAACTATCACTGCGTCTATTGCGGAAAAAAATTTCCTAGCTCGAAGCTAACCCTGGACCACGTGATTCCGAGAAGTCGTTGGGACGGAGTTCCCAAAAAAGAGAAGCCGAAGGATTTTAATTCTTGGGAGAATCTGGTGGCCGCGTGTAAACACTGCAATACTCGAAAAGGAAATAAACTTCTCTCCGAATTGAAGTGGAACTTGCCGGAAGAAAATCGGGTGACACCCAAGCTACGCTTTCCACTCTTCTCAATATCGGATCAGCAGGCGGAGAAGTTCGGCTGGCGGGAGTATATTTCTTTTTGA
- a CDS encoding DedA family protein, with product MEFLNLLVHIFSEYGYIAVFLVLILCGFGLPVPEDISLVSGGVIAGLGKADPHFMFLVGMAGVLIGDASVFLLGRIYGIRVLQIPMISRIVTPERFAKVQDKIGKYGNWVTFMARFMPGLRMPIYLTAGTSDRISFYRFVALDFMAAIISVPVWVYLGYFGAHNFDTLLSWVHQGQLTVFGLLGAAILVFGITYWIRKKRSSAL from the coding sequence ATGGAATTCTTAAATCTTCTCGTTCATATCTTCTCCGAATACGGATACATCGCCGTCTTTTTAGTACTTATCCTCTGCGGTTTCGGGCTTCCAGTGCCGGAAGATATTTCCTTGGTTTCGGGGGGCGTCATTGCGGGACTCGGAAAAGCGGATCCACACTTTATGTTTTTGGTAGGAATGGCGGGGGTTCTCATCGGAGACGCGTCCGTTTTTTTACTCGGAAGAATCTACGGAATTCGAGTTTTACAGATTCCTATGATTTCAAGAATCGTAACACCGGAACGGTTCGCCAAAGTCCAGGACAAGATCGGAAAATACGGAAATTGGGTCACGTTTATGGCCCGCTTTATGCCTGGGCTTCGAATGCCGATTTATCTCACTGCTGGAACCTCGGATCGAATCTCCTTTTATCGTTTTGTCGCGCTCGATTTTATGGCCGCGATCATTTCGGTTCCGGTCTGGGTCTATCTTGGTTATTTCGGGGCTCACAACTTCGACACCCTTCTTTCCTGGGTTCACCAAGGTCAACTAACTGTCTTCGGACTTTTGGGAGCGGCCATCCTCGTCTTCGGAATCACATATTGGATTCGAAAGAAACGATCATCGGCTCTTTAA
- a CDS encoding deoxyguanosinetriphosphate triphosphohydrolase, with the protein MYYSRNELIQKEEAGLAPYAVSSAKNGGRIYEEEEHSYRLPFQRDRDRVLHSSAFKRLQYKTQVFIFSVGENYRNRMTHTLEVAGLSRTIASALGLNSHLSETIALAHDLGHTPFGHAGQDVLSGLMKDHGGFEHNKQSLRIVTGIEKKYPGFPGLNLCRETLKGLMKHGAEYETSGLLLSRQEDGPSLEGMIADLSDEIAYTSHDIEDGWEMGYLHLGDLSENPFWNEVYQDCKTRYPEAAEKILIRTSIRNLTNAMVSDLIRNISYQLETNQVRSREDLGKIWKQGVRIASFSEDVNAKFRELKSFLYERLYRHEDLVRMSDYGKKVIESLFDYFLKHPEKIPETYKERIEDESLYRVISDYVAGMTDRYAEKIYQSLP; encoded by the coding sequence GTGTATTATTCCAGAAACGAATTGATTCAAAAAGAAGAAGCGGGTCTCGCTCCATACGCGGTTTCCAGCGCCAAAAACGGAGGAAGAATCTATGAGGAAGAAGAACATTCCTACCGACTTCCGTTCCAGAGAGACCGAGATCGGGTCCTTCACTCCAGCGCCTTCAAACGTCTCCAATACAAAACTCAGGTTTTTATCTTTTCGGTGGGAGAAAATTATAGAAATCGAATGACTCACACTTTGGAAGTGGCCGGTCTTTCTCGGACGATCGCTTCCGCCTTGGGTCTCAATTCTCATCTTTCCGAAACGATCGCTCTCGCTCACGATCTCGGTCATACTCCGTTTGGACACGCAGGTCAAGACGTCCTTTCCGGTTTGATGAAAGATCACGGAGGATTCGAACACAACAAACAGTCCTTACGGATCGTAACGGGCATTGAGAAAAAATATCCCGGCTTTCCCGGTTTGAATCTTTGTAGGGAAACGTTGAAGGGCCTTATGAAACACGGAGCGGAATACGAAACTTCAGGATTGCTCTTATCCAGACAAGAAGACGGACCGTCTCTCGAAGGGATGATCGCCGATCTTTCCGATGAAATCGCGTATACGAGTCACGATATCGAAGACGGTTGGGAGATGGGTTATCTCCATCTCGGGGACTTATCCGAAAATCCATTTTGGAACGAGGTCTATCAAGACTGTAAAACACGTTATCCGGAAGCGGCCGAAAAAATCCTCATCCGAACTTCGATTCGAAATCTTACGAACGCGATGGTATCGGATCTCATCCGAAATATTTCGTACCAATTGGAAACGAATCAGGTTCGCTCCAGAGAAGATCTGGGAAAAATTTGGAAACAAGGTGTGAGAATCGCAAGTTTTTCCGAAGACGTAAATGCGAAGTTCCGGGAACTCAAATCCTTTTTGTATGAAAGATTGTATCGTCACGAGGATCTCGTAAGGATGAGCGATTACGGAAAAAAAGTGATCGAATCCTTATTCGATTATTTTCTCAAACATCCCGAAAAAATTCCTGAGACGTACAAGGAAAGAATCGAGGACGAATCCTTATATCGTGTGATCAGCGATTACGTGGCCGGGATGACGGACCGATACGCGGAAAAGATCTACCAGTCTCTGCCTTAG
- a CDS encoding LA_2272/LA_2273 family lipoprotein — MKHKNPLNYFSILSFVFASAFVFTLNCGVGGLRGEKSFVRAPVKTETELVRVNLLYGEVKNLYGVNLGIINSVKDRLIGVQVGGVNFSDGKTYGAQLSLYNEAKNGSFTVQAGGVNKVENAGTGLQLGLYNAASNSGVYFTAGIYNKGSSGATIGLINDEGLGINIGGFNYGYGFNLGLINSGKGLSIGAINMGEDGNFQIGVLNFCSDGPFPIMIGINYCIKSSAPVQEKAEAKTTPIQ; from the coding sequence ATGAAACATAAGAACCCTCTAAATTACTTTTCTATTCTTTCTTTCGTTTTTGCTTCAGCTTTCGTTTTCACACTAAACTGTGGAGTCGGCGGATTGCGAGGTGAAAAATCCTTTGTAAGAGCTCCGGTAAAAACCGAAACGGAACTGGTAAGGGTCAATCTTCTTTATGGAGAAGTAAAAAATCTCTACGGAGTAAACCTCGGGATAATCAACTCGGTAAAAGATCGGCTAATCGGTGTTCAAGTCGGTGGGGTCAATTTTTCCGACGGAAAAACGTATGGCGCTCAACTTTCCCTCTACAATGAGGCAAAGAATGGGAGTTTCACAGTGCAGGCAGGCGGGGTAAATAAAGTCGAAAACGCCGGTACGGGACTCCAGTTGGGATTGTATAACGCCGCGTCGAACAGCGGAGTTTATTTTACTGCGGGCATCTACAACAAAGGAAGTAGCGGAGCGACGATCGGCCTAATCAACGACGAAGGATTGGGAATCAACATAGGCGGCTTTAACTACGGATATGGATTCAACCTCGGACTCATCAATTCCGGAAAAGGACTCAGCATCGGAGCAATCAATATGGGTGAAGACGGAAATTTTCAGATCGGAGTTTTGAATTTTTGTTCAGACGGACCATTTCCGATCATGATCGGAATCAACTATTGTATTAAATCATCGGCTCCGGTCCAAGAAAAAGCCGAAGCCAAGACTACCCCGATCCAATAA
- a CDS encoding LA_2272/LA_2273 family lipoprotein, whose amino-acid sequence MKNKINPASLPFFLLLWITASNCGLALTPRITTKIPPKTETEVLRLNLIYGEVKTLAGVNLGLLNEVQDNLYGAQLGIVNFSDGKTYGFQVAVFNAAKNKGFGIQAGIVNSTDGDSKGIQAGIINLGSDKRGYDLTIGVGNYKTSGLMLGVTNLSSQGINLGALNENSSGVNLGVLNIQGSGVSIGVFNGGSGVHIGLFNSAGEDEAEPPTMQFGLLNFCGKGRFPVMIGFNYCK is encoded by the coding sequence ATGAAAAATAAAATCAACCCCGCCTCTTTGCCATTCTTTCTTTTGTTATGGATCACCGCATCGAACTGCGGCCTCGCGCTCACACCACGCATAACAACGAAAATACCTCCCAAGACCGAAACCGAAGTCTTACGACTCAACCTCATCTATGGAGAAGTCAAAACACTCGCCGGAGTCAACTTAGGATTGTTAAACGAAGTTCAGGACAATCTCTACGGCGCCCAACTCGGAATCGTAAATTTTTCGGATGGAAAGACATACGGTTTTCAAGTAGCGGTCTTCAACGCGGCAAAGAATAAAGGATTTGGAATTCAAGCGGGAATCGTAAATTCAACTGACGGAGATTCCAAAGGAATCCAAGCCGGTATTATCAACTTAGGAAGTGACAAACGAGGTTATGACCTTACGATCGGAGTCGGAAATTATAAGACGAGCGGTCTTATGCTCGGGGTCACGAATCTTTCCTCACAAGGAATCAATCTCGGCGCCTTGAACGAAAATTCAAGTGGAGTCAACTTGGGAGTTTTAAATATCCAAGGTAGCGGTGTCAGTATCGGAGTTTTTAACGGAGGTTCGGGAGTTCATATCGGCCTTTTCAACTCGGCCGGAGAAGACGAAGCCGAGCCGCCTACGATGCAATTCGGTCTTCTTAATTTTTGCGGCAAGGGACGTTTTCCGGTCATGATCGGATTCAACTATTGTAAATAA
- a CDS encoding LA_2272/LA_2273 family lipoprotein gives MKINIKYGMASIISFGWILLCNCGVALTPRLTAKIPKDTSTELVRINLISGEAGNIYGLNLGLANIVQHDLIGAQIGIINGATNASGIQVGLANNATPAYGLLKIGVLNLNFFLDSGRSPVEKTLESSDRRIKGDTGLSIGIANVASGRMNIGLFNYGYGWNIGAINWNGEGSAVSLGVINLGEKENFQIGILNFCKEGPLPFMIVLNYCKPARPGVR, from the coding sequence TTGAAAATAAATATCAAATACGGAATGGCTTCCATAATTTCGTTCGGTTGGATTCTTCTTTGCAATTGTGGTGTGGCATTGACTCCTCGCCTCACAGCGAAAATCCCAAAGGATACAAGTACAGAACTCGTGAGAATCAACCTCATCTCCGGAGAAGCGGGTAATATCTATGGATTGAACCTTGGACTCGCGAATATCGTGCAACACGATTTGATCGGCGCACAGATCGGAATCATAAACGGGGCAACAAACGCATCCGGCATACAAGTCGGTTTAGCCAACAACGCAACACCCGCCTACGGACTTTTAAAAATAGGCGTTCTCAATTTGAACTTTTTTTTAGATTCCGGAAGGTCACCCGTGGAAAAAACTCTGGAAAGCAGTGATCGTCGTATAAAAGGCGACACCGGTCTTTCGATCGGGATCGCCAATGTCGCAAGCGGAAGAATGAACATAGGGCTTTTCAACTACGGTTACGGATGGAATATCGGAGCGATCAATTGGAACGGTGAAGGTTCGGCGGTATCGTTAGGCGTCATCAACTTGGGAGAAAAAGAAAACTTTCAGATCGGAATTCTAAACTTTTGCAAAGAAGGTCCGCTTCCTTTTATGATCGTCTTAAATTATTGTAAACCCGCCCGACCCGGAGTTCGTTAA
- a CDS encoding LA_2272/LA_2273 family lipoprotein, with translation MSQLSKLKPTFIVKSSCTLLFYRILIWIGFLSFVSNCAIGGIKGDKPLIKIPKDSNMEVLRINLMHGETNNLFGLNLGVSNEVRSDLTGIQIGILNRAMNGTVSIQIGVLNRLDGVGYAIRIGLYNRDGRFSMDPQILPVYLIGGFTIGALNVASDGGTNIGLMNLIAGGFNVGLINLLTHGVTIGLINHGFDKTFSLGIINFCEYGPLPVMILANYCFLRRD, from the coding sequence ATGTCACAGCTTTCAAAACTCAAACCGACATTCATTGTGAAATCAAGTTGTACTCTATTATTTTATCGAATTCTAATATGGATCGGTTTCTTATCTTTTGTATCGAACTGTGCAATCGGCGGAATAAAGGGGGACAAACCTCTCATTAAAATTCCGAAGGATTCGAATATGGAAGTGCTTCGTATCAATTTGATGCATGGTGAAACAAACAATTTATTCGGACTGAATCTCGGAGTCTCGAATGAAGTTAGGTCTGACCTAACGGGAATTCAAATTGGAATTCTAAACCGAGCAATGAACGGAACTGTTTCCATTCAAATAGGAGTATTGAATAGATTAGATGGTGTAGGATATGCGATTCGAATCGGTTTATACAATCGGGATGGAAGGTTTTCTATGGACCCACAAATTTTACCCGTATATCTCATTGGCGGCTTCACTATCGGAGCGCTCAATGTAGCTTCAGATGGCGGTACAAATATTGGACTTATGAATCTAATAGCTGGCGGATTCAACGTGGGACTCATCAATTTATTGACGCACGGCGTTACGATCGGATTGATCAATCATGGATTCGACAAAACGTTCAGCTTAGGAATCATTAATTTCTGTGAATATGGACCGCTTCCGGTAATGATCTTGGCGAACTATTGCTTCTTAAGAAGAGATTGA